The Brachionichthys hirsutus isolate HB-005 chromosome 1, CSIRO-AGI_Bhir_v1, whole genome shotgun sequence genome has a window encoding:
- the slc22a18 gene encoding LOW QUALITY PROTEIN: solute carrier family 22 member 18 (The sequence of the model RefSeq protein was modified relative to this genomic sequence to represent the inferred CDS: inserted 1 base in 1 codon), with translation MNRRRAEASGPPVSSRSTGIHVASGPPVSSRSTVIRVVYVIAALDVSWMFLQFSVTPYLARKLGFDTLWFGYLQTTVGVFQLVGGPLFGRFADLFGARAALSVACSATVVSFLLLAVADRSALLFIHKVPTLFMHVLPSAQMVVADLSEPEKRADALSRMGLCFGVGMMVGSTLGGHLNSLYGETFTAFFAAAGSAFNLLLVLMFIPKSTKAGSSAPDADARTNQKSVFHLGDIARLMTFPGVAATFMVKTVAGFPSGVFQVMFSVIALDFFQLLPEQNGYLMAYFGVMQMVFQVGVIGRLNAXVLSVGVSALVGLAQAFMLTVFHFCLIVAPLMFSLSTFNVITDSVLTNSVPPSDTGTMLGLCASVQALVRAVGPTAGGFLYLNYGLSSIGFIQFVVNAVVFVCLILTNKEKSS, from the exons ATGAACCGGAGAAGAGCCGAAGCCTCCGGTCCTCCGGTGTCCTCGCGGAGCACCGGGATCCACGTCGCCTCCGGTCCTCCGGTCTCCTCGCGGAGCACCGTGATCCGCGTCGTCTACGTCATCGCTGCTCTGGACGTTTCCTGGATGTTCCTGCAGTTCTCCGTAACACCT TACCTGGCGAGGAAGCTCGGCTTTGACACCTTGTGGTTCGGGTACTTGCAGACCACGGTCGGCGTGTTCCAGCTGGTCGGGGGGCCGCTGTTCGGCAG GTTCGCCGACTTGTTCGGGGCGAGGGCGGCGTTGTCGGTGGCGTGTTCGGCGACGGTCgtgtccttcctgctgctggccgTCGCCGACCGTTCCGCCTTGCTCTTCATCCACAAAGTCCCGACGCTCTTCATGCACGTCCTCCCCT CCGCTCAGATGGTCGTTGCCGACCTATCAGAACCCGAGAAACGGGCCGACGCGTTGTCCAGAATGGGTTTGTGTTTCGGTGTCGGGATGATGGTCGGATCCACTTTGGGCGGTCACCTGAACTCTCTCTACGG GGAGACGTTCACGGCGTTCTTCGCCGCCGCCGGCAGCGCCTTCAATCTCCTGCTGGTTTTAATGTTCATCCCAAAAAGCACCAAAGCTGGAAGCTCGGCGCCCGACGCCGACG CGAGGACCAATCAGAAGTCAGTGTTCCACCTGGGCGACATCGCCAGGCTGATGACGTTCCCAGGGGTGGCGGCGACTTTTATGGTGAAGACGGTCGCAGGTTTTCCATCAG GTGTGTTCCAGGTGATGTTCTCCGTCATCGCTCTGGACTTCTTCCAGCTGCTGCCGGAGCAGAACGGCTACCTGATGGCGTATTTTGGCGTCATGCAGATG GTCTTTCAGGTGGGCGTGATCGGTCGTCTCAACG AGGTGCTGTCCGTCGGGGTTTCTGCGTTGGTGGGCCTGGCCCag GCCTTCATGCTGACCGTGTTCCACTTCTGCCTCATCGTCGCCCCCCTGATGTTCTCCCTCAGCACCTTCAACGTCATCACGGACAGCGTGCTGACCAACAGCGTCCCGCCCTCAGACACGg GAACCATGCTGGGACTCTGCGCCTCCGTCCAGGCGCTGGTCCGGGCGGTCGGGCCGACCGCCGGCGGCTTCCTGTACCTGAACTACGGCCTTTCCTCCATCGGGTTCATCCAGTTCGTCGTGAACGCCGTCGTGTTCGTTTGTTTGATCCTcacaaacaaagagaaaagcTCCTGA
- the LOC137917749 gene encoding LOW QUALITY PROTEIN: very-long-chain (3R)-3-hydroxyacyl-CoA dehydratase-like (The sequence of the model RefSeq protein was modified relative to this genomic sequence to represent the inferred CDS: deleted 1 base in 1 codon) has translation MQLLTPRVYWAQRHGELLLRVDLSDAKNLDISLGGSSTLQFRARGRGAKGDNDYEFSLAFLEPVGPEIHHRSTQRQVDIKIRKREERWWDRLTLQEKRPPFLAPDFDRWLDESDAEAELLAKEEKVNKVSVESRRRPDPYLGLKRGYLFMYNLVQFLGFSWVFVNMTVRLFVLGQDSFYDTFHTTADVMYFCQMMAVLEVVNPLLGLVKTGFFPAMIQVAGRNVILFVIFGSLDEMQSKPVVFFVFYLWSIIEIFRYPFYMLACLGTEWKLLTWVRHSLWMPLYPAGVVAEAVAVIQSLPIFDETGLFSVPLPAVLGRSLSFSYSLQVYLVLMFLGLFINFCHLYKQRKRRYRSKKRKVP, from the exons ATGCAGCTTCTCACGCCCCGCGTCTACTGGGCTCAGCGGCACGGGGAGCTTCTCCTCCGGGTGGACCTGAGCGACGCGAAG AATCTGGACATCAGCCTGGGAGGAAGCAGCACCCTTCAGTTCAGAG CGCGGGGCCGCGGCGCCAAGGGGGACAACGACTACGAGTTCAGCCTGGCGTTCCTGGAGCCGGTCGGGCCGGAG ATCCACCACAGGTCCACCCAGCGCCAGGTGGACATCAAGATCCGGAAGCGGGAGGAGCGCTGGTGGGACCGGCTCACCCTGCAGGAGAAGAGGCCCCCGTTTCTGGCCCCCGACTTCGACCGCTGGCTGGATGAGTCTGACGCGGAGGCGGAGCTCCTGGCCAAG gaGGAGAAGGTGAACAAGGTCAGCGTGGAGTCGAGACGTCGCCCAGACC CCTACCTGGGTCTGAAGAGG GGCTACCTGTTCATGTACAACCTGGTTCAGTTCCTGGGATTCTCCTGGGTCTTCGTCAACATGACGGTTCGCCTCTTCGTCCTCGGCCAAG ATTCGTTCTACGATACGTTCCACACCACGGCCGACGTGATGTATTTCTGTCAGATGATGGCGGTGCTGGAGGTCGTTAACCCTTTGCTGGGTCTGGTTAAGACCGGGTTCTTCCCCGCTATGATTCAG GTCGCCGGCAGAAACGTCATCCTCTTCGTCATCTTCGGCAGTCTGGACGAGATGCAGAGCAAGCCCGTCGTCTTCTTCGTGTTCTACCTGTGGAGCATCATCGAGATCTTCAG gTACCCGTTCTACATGCTGGCCTGCCTCGGCACAGAGTGGAAGCTGCTGACCTGGGTGCGGCACAGCCTCTGGATGCCCCTGTACCCGGCGGGGGTTGTGGCTGAAG cgGTGGCCGTGATCCAGTCGCTGCCCATCTTCGATGAAACCGGCCTGTTCAGCGTCCCCCTCCCCGCCGTCCTGGGACGCTCTTTGAGCTTCTCCTACTCTCTGCAGGTCTACCTGGTCCTCATGTTCCTCG GACTCTTCATCAATTTCTGTCACCTGtacaagcagaggaagaggaggtacCGCAGCAAGAAGAGGAAAGTCCCCTGA
- the mapk8ip1b gene encoding C-Jun-amino-terminal kinase-interacting protein 1, whose protein sequence is MADGEKRAASPPPGGAVRVESPASFRLTHDISLDEFEDDDLSGVTEITDERGMSLNCNGPDLKAHVRRATNGAPGRSELGAAGRLQAETLRLELIDGADGYRGDKESLKAAATATPPLLKDPAAPVTMDTYRPKRPTTLNLFPVVPRTQDTLNNNSFGKKYSWQEKVSGSSPPLNPGESPTGPGPGPGPGPGSDACLSDEDALQGGGAQTKDRGTSTDAPCRRSHSAGRPHGFTTAAAAQPERQEKPPAPPPPPQNYTPAPLYPAGKVDRTGRHRDGSRCHTEAHPEPTDEIYLTPVQRSGAPPEPHSSRDRPYLSQQTEQGRMSIGSDTEGPPPYQPLPDRTNPSIHEEDEVYVPPPSYASCLESLATPPSMALSARPSLALDLSLKGEGSGAGSSLEYVDATDESYCGEDEDADADRFTTEGRMRTGGGVSLRTSMSSEASGLSYDAVKYTLVVDDHAQLELVSLRACYRGGGEDEDEDGDGVGREAPACLSEDSTPDVRLHVSKKFLNVFMNGRSRSTSADSFGLYSCIINGEEKDQSHRAVYRFVPRHDDELELEVDDPLLVQVQSEDFWYEGYNMRTGARGVFPAYYAVEAPEEPEEPEVSSVKSSEWLDRYRLKFLGSVQVPFHKGNDVLCAAMQKVATDRRTSVGSNPPSSCLLEVSVKGIRLAVQEDYFAFDRGNECNHFFQLKNVSFCGYHPKNSKYFGFITKHPADPRFACHVFVSENATKPVAESVGKAFQLYYKEFVEVSCPTEDIYLE, encoded by the exons ATGGCGGACGGGGAGAAGCGGGCAGCCAGCCCTCCGCCCGGCGGCGCCGTCCGGGTGGAGTCCCCGGCCAGCTTCAG GTTGACCCACGACATCAGCCTGGATGAGTTTGAGGATGACGACCTGTCGGGGGTCACAGAGATCACCGACGAGCGCGGGATGAGCCTGAACTGCAACGGTCCGGACCTGAAG GCCCACGTGAGGCGAGCAACCAACGGCGCGCCGGGTCGGTCGGAGCTCGGCGCCGCCGGCCGGCTCCAGGCGGAGACACTGCGTTTGGAACTCATTGACGGAGCTGACGGTTACCGTGGTGACAAGGAGTCCCTCAAGGCGGCCGCCACTGCAACGCCACCGCTCCTCAAGGACCCCGCTGCACCTGTTACCATGGATACCTACAGGCCCAAGAGACCCACGACCCTTAACCTCTTCCCGGTTGTGCCCCGCACTCAG GACACTTTGAACAACAACTCCTTTGGGAAGAAGTACAGCTGGCAGGAGAAGGTCTCGGGCTCGTCGCCGCCCCTGAACCCCGGTGAGTCCCCGAccggacctggacccggacctggacctggacctggttcAGATG CTTGCCTGAGTGACGAGGACGCGCTGCAGGGCGGCGGCGCTCAGACCAAAGACCGCGGGACGTCCACGGACGCCCCCTGCAGACGCAGCCACAGCGCCGGACGCCCGCACGGCTTcaccacggcggcggcggcacagCCCGAGCGTCAGGAGAagccgcctgctcccccccccccgccacagaACTACACGCCTGCTCCCCTTTACCCCGCTGGGAAGGTGGACCGGACGGGACGCCACCGGGACGGGAGCCGCTGCCACACGGAGGCTCACCCGGAGCCCACAGACGAGATCTACCTGACCCCGGTCCAGCGTTCCGGAGCCCCCCCGGAGCCCCACAGTAGTCGGGACCGGCCCTACCTGTCCCAGCAGACGGAGCAGGGCCGCATGTCCATAGGTTCTGACACCGAGGGCCCGCCTCCTTACCAGCCCCTCCCAGACCGGACGAACCCCTCCATCCATGAGGAGGACGAGGTGTACGTCCCTCCGCCGTCGTACGCTTCCTGTCTGGAGTCCCTCGCCACGCCGCCCAGCATGGCGCTCTCGGCCCGCCCCTCCCTCGCGTTGGACCTCAGCCTGAAAGGGGAGGGCTCGGGGGCCGGGTCGTCGCTGGAGTACGTGGACGCCACAGACGAAAGCTACTGCGGGGAGGACGAGGACGCGGACGCGGACAGGTTCACTACGGAGGGAAGGATGAGGACGGGGGGCGGAGTCTCCCTCAGGACGTCCATGAGCTCGGAGGCCAGCGGCCTCTCGTACGACGCCGTCAAGTACACGCTGGTGGTGGACGACCACGCCCAGCTGGAGCTGGTCAGCCTGCGGGCGTGCTACCGGGGCGGcggcgaggacgaggacgaggacggggacggcgtggGGAGGGAAGCCCCGGCGTGTCTTTCTGAGGACTCCACCCCGGACGTCCGTCTCCACGTCTCCAAGAAGTTCCTCAACGTCTTCATGAACGGCCGCTCTCGCTCCACCA GTGCAGACTCCTTCGGCTTGTATTCTTGTATCATAAACGGAGAGGAGAAGGATCAGAGCCACCGAGCCGTCTACAG ATTCGTCCCTCGTCATGACGACGAGTTGGAGCTGGAGGTGGACGATCCGCTGCTGGTGCAGGTCCAGTCGGAGGACTTCTGGTACGAGGGCTACAACATGCGGACCGGCGCCCGCGGGGTCTTCCCAGCCTACTACGCCGTGGAGGCgccggaggagccggaggagccGGAGGTCTCGTCGG TGAAGAGCAGCGAGTGGCTGGACCGGTACCGCCTGAAGTTCCTGGGGTCCGTCCAGGTTCCGTTCCACAAGGGGAACGACGTTCTGTGTGCAGCCATGCAGAAG GTCGCCACCGACCGGAGGACGAGCGTCGGGTCCAACCCCCCCTCCTCGTGCCTGCTGGAGGTCAGCGTGAAGGGCATCAGGCTGGCCGTCCAGGAGGATTACTTTGCCTTCGACAGA GGCAACGAGTGCAATCACTTCTTCCAGTTGAAGAACGTCTCCTTCTGCGGATATCACCCCAAAAATAGCAA ATACTTCGGTTTCATTACGAAGCACCCGGCTGACCCCCGATTCGCCTGCCACGTCTTTGTGTCCGAGAACGCCACCAAACCCGTCGCCGAGTCAGTCGG GAAAGCCTTCCAGCTGTACTATAAAGAGTTTGTGGAGGTTTCGTGTCCTACGGAAGACATCTACCTGGAATAG